A single window of Salvia splendens isolate huo1 chromosome 8, SspV2, whole genome shotgun sequence DNA harbors:
- the LOC121745569 gene encoding probable serine/threonine-protein kinase PBL7 has product MGCFLCSRESSISKDTRKTFIDRKINLSERTDHAKNSPDTRNVSSPKVVKEDRPIANPAHVETSTNEADGGSKSSRDGESKARTFTFANLVAATHHFKEENFLGEGGFGRVYKGRLLDTGELVAVKQLDRSGCQGIREFVVEVMTLSMADHPNLVKLIGYCAEGDQRLLVYEYMPLGSLEDHLHGPKLKRKKMDWNIRMNIAAGAAQGLEYLHEKMKTPIIYRDLKGSNILLGDGYRPKLSDFGLAKVGPSGDQTHVSTRVMGTYGYCAPDYAMTGQLTFKSDIYSFGVVLLEIITGRRAIDNRKSGPEANLVSWARPLFKDRKRFHQMADPSLEGQYPVRGLYQALAIAAMCVQEQPNMRPLIADIVTALNYLASQAYDPSVHGVQGPDTPRSRSKGHGELNTDNHSQARGRQSI; this is encoded by the exons ATGGGGTGTTTCCTCTGCTCTCGCGAATCGTCAATTTCCAAGGACACGAGGAAAACGTTTATTGATAGAAAAATTAACCTTTCTGAAAGAACTGATCACGCCAAAAACTCACCAG ATACGCGTAATGTTAGTTCGCCCAAAGTTGTGAAAGAGGATCGCCCCATTGCAAATCCGGCTCATGTGGAGACCTCGACGAACGAAGCAGATGGTGGTAGTAAGAGTTCTCGTGATGGTGAGTCCAAAGCGCGGACTTTTACCTTTGCCAACTTAGTTGCGGCGACCCATCATTTCAAGGAAGAAAATTTCCTCGGAGAAGGGGGATTTGGAAGAGTTTATAAAGGTCGTTTGCTAGACACTGGTGAG CTTGTGGCTGTCAAGCAGCTTGATCGCAGTGGATGTCAAGGGATTAGGGAATTCGTGGTTGAAGTTATGACTTTAAGTATGGCTGACCACCCCAATCTTGTTAAGTTGATCGGCTATTGTGCTGAGGGTGATCAGAGGCTGTTAGTCTACGAGTACATGCCTCTTGGTTCCCTCGAGGACCACTTACACG GTCCTAAACTGAAAAGGAAAAAGATGGATTGGAACATAAGGATGAATATAGCAGCTGGTGCAGCCCAGGGCTTAGAGTATTTGCACGAAAAGATGAAAACTCCCATTATTTATCGAGATTTGAAGGGTTCCAATATATTGTTAGGGGATGGATATCGTCCCAAACTATCTGACTTCGGTTTGGCTAAAGTCGGCCCTTCCGGTGATCAGACTCATGTCTCCACCAGAGTTATGGGCACATATGGATATTGTGCCCCCGATTATGCAATGACAGGTCAACTCACCTTCAAATCGGATATCTATAGTTTTGGTGTTGTTCTCCTAGAGATCATCACAGGCAGGAGAGCCATTGACAATAGAAAATCTGGTCCAGAGGCAAATCTAGTCTCATGG GCGAGGCCGCTATTCAAGGACCGCAAAAGATTCCACCAAATGGCTGATCCGTCGTTGGAAGGGCAGTATCCGGTGAGAGGGCTGTACCAAGCTCTAGCAATAGCTGCAATGTGTGTCCAAGAGCAGCCAAACATGAGGCCCCTCATTGCTGACATTGTCACGGCCCTCAACTATCTTGCCTCGCAGGCCTATGACCCGAGTGTCCACGGTGTCCAAGGCCCTGATACTCCGCGTAGCAGATCAAAAGGACATGGCGAACTCAACACCGACAACCACAGCCAAGCCCGGGGACGGCAGAGTATATAG